The Borreliella andersonii genome has a segment encoding these proteins:
- the mvk gene encoding mevalonate kinase, translating into MLKIRKPAKILFLGEHSAVYGFPVIGATVPIYMDLVYSVSKNWKYLGKPSLKLNSLISFIVSNYSKVNPIEFAIISEIPIGVGLGSSASLSLCFAEYITNHFEYRDCNKILLANQIENIFHGKSSGMDIRLIDLGGTFYLEKKEDVLHSKKIKDSGFYFLIGAIKRDSTTKEIVVNLKKRLLSNADLFVFIEKLGLAVSNSYVSFQNKDVYSLANEMNVAQYCLKRLGLSNDTLDWLISNGIKLGALSGKLSGAGKGGAFIFLFESLIKASSVQKELNNMLKNSKINLILKLKVIEA; encoded by the coding sequence ATGTTAAAAATAAGAAAGCCCGCTAAAATATTGTTCTTGGGCGAGCATAGCGCTGTTTACGGGTTTCCAGTTATTGGAGCCACGGTTCCAATTTATATGGATCTGGTTTATAGTGTGTCTAAAAATTGGAAATATTTAGGAAAACCAAGTTTAAAATTAAATAGTCTTATAAGTTTTATTGTTTCAAATTATAGCAAAGTTAATCCTATTGAGTTTGCTATAATTTCTGAAATTCCTATTGGAGTCGGTCTTGGTTCTTCTGCTAGTCTTAGTTTATGCTTTGCCGAATATATTACAAATCATTTTGAATATAGGGATTGTAATAAAATTTTGTTGGCAAATCAAATTGAAAACATTTTTCATGGCAAATCTTCTGGAATGGATATTAGATTAATTGATCTTGGTGGAACTTTTTATTTAGAGAAGAAAGAAGATGTTTTGCATTCAAAAAAAATAAAAGATTCTGGTTTTTATTTTTTAATAGGAGCAATAAAAAGAGATTCAACAACTAAAGAAATAGTTGTTAATTTGAAAAAACGGCTATTATCCAATGCTGATTTATTTGTTTTTATTGAAAAGCTTGGCCTTGCTGTAAGCAATTCTTATGTGTCTTTTCAGAATAAAGATGTGTATTCTTTAGCCAATGAAATGAATGTTGCACAATATTGTTTAAAGCGTTTAGGGTTGTCTAATGATACTCTTGATTGGTTGATAAGTAATGGGATCAAATTGGGCGCTCTTTCTGGCAAGTTAAGTGGTGCTGGTAAAGGAGGGGCGTTTATTTTTCTTTTTGAAAGTCTAATAAAGGCTAGTTCAGTACAAAAAGAACTAAATAACATGCTTAAAAATTCTAAAATAAACTTAATTTTAAAACTAAAAGTAATTGAGGCTTAG
- a CDS encoding CAP domain-containing protein, which yields MKKLILIFITFLSQACNLNTIHQIDTKKDMKILYSEIAELRKSLKLNHLEIDETLEKVAKEYAIKLGENRTLTHTLFGTTPMQRIHKYDKSFNLTREILASGIELNRVIDAWLNSPSHKEALINTDTDKIGGYRLKTTDNIDIFVVLFGKRKHMN from the coding sequence ATGAAAAAATTGATTTTAATTTTTATAACGTTTTTATCTCAAGCATGCAATTTAAATACAATACACCAAATAGACACAAAAAAGGATATGAAAATTCTATATTCAGAAATTGCTGAATTGAGAAAAAGTTTAAAACTAAACCATCTAGAAATAGATGAAACTCTTGAAAAAGTTGCAAAAGAATATGCCATTAAACTAGGAGAAAATAGAACACTAACTCATACCCTTTTTGGCACAACCCCAATGCAAAGAATACATAAATACGATAAATCCTTTAATTTAACAAGAGAAATATTGGCATCAGGAATCGAACTTAACAGAGTAATTGATGCATGGCTTAATAGTCCAAGTCACAAAGAAGCTCTTATTAATACAGATACCGACAAAATAGGTGGCTATAGATTAAAAACGACTGACAATATAGATATATTTGTAGTTCTTTTTGGAAAAAGAAAGCATATGAATTGA
- a CDS encoding Dps family protein, producing MEKYLNYIKKDDLGEIHLKLQELLAGLHIFSSNLRGIHWNIKDTNFFVIHKETQKLYEYIEKIIDVVAERSRMLGYDSEFRYSEFMKKSFIKELDIETTSNFLPSMQSIVCSLTEILKNIFGMRKLIDTAGDYGTANIMDDIMSDLEKHLWMHKALLENCECFCHDENKGECCECDTK from the coding sequence ATGGAAAAGTATTTAAACTATATAAAAAAGGATGATTTAGGAGAAATACATTTAAAACTACAAGAATTGTTAGCAGGCTTGCATATTTTTTCTTCTAATTTAAGAGGTATTCATTGGAATATAAAAGATACCAATTTCTTTGTTATTCACAAAGAAACTCAAAAACTTTATGAATATATTGAAAAGATTATTGATGTTGTTGCAGAGCGTTCAAGAATGCTTGGATATGATTCTGAATTTAGATATTCTGAGTTTATGAAAAAATCTTTTATCAAGGAGCTTGATATTGAGACAACTTCTAATTTTTTACCTTCAATGCAAAGTATTGTTTGCAGTCTTACTGAGATTTTGAAAAATATTTTTGGAATGAGAAAATTGATTGATACTGCTGGTGATTATGGTACTGCTAATATTATGGATGATATCATGAGTGATCTTGAGAAGCATTTATGGATGCATAAGGCATTGCTTGAAAATTGTGAATGTTTTTGTCACGATGAGAATAAAGGCGAATGTTGTGAGTGTGATACAAAATAG
- the fusA gene encoding elongation factor G, whose protein sequence is MSIRNIGIMAHIDAGKTTTTERIIYYTGKSHKMGDVDSGNTITDWMPQEQERGITISSAAITCHWKDCQINIIDTPGHVDFTAEVERSLRVLDGGIVIFSAVDGIQAQTETVWKQAEKYEIPRLAYVNKMDRIGADFFKVVRDIENKFKTIPLVLQIPIGNESNFEGVVDIILNKELHFSMENGIPKLTYSQIREEFVEKAILFKKKIIDILSQFSEEITQLFLEDKEISLDLIKREIRRGTISRFIIPVLMGTSLKNIGIEPLIDSIVDYLPSPFEKSFSAFSLGTNKKILVDPNENKKLSALVFKVQYSSVIASHLYFVRVYSGEISSNKKIINASNGKREKFTKIFRVFSNKNEQIDFVKTGDIGAVLGLKFSVTGDTLVEENNNVLLESVVFPEPVVLMSVEPERSSDESRLKEIFEIISKEDPTFSYFESKETGQLIISGMGELHLEIVLTRIKDEFNLNIYTGKPQVSYRESAGKIVKEVFEFNNIFAGKNIDLKIGIIIKPLSRGSGNKIDFECGAEPVIKSAILRGITAAFVSGIFGYPIIDINVSIFSIVCGANKVSESAFESISGFAFHSIFQKSDPIKLEPIMLLEIRTPIEHTGEIISTLNVIGGVIHSVSNIGEYDLIKSEAAFERLFGYASILRGSTKGRGSFTMEFSYFKEKVS, encoded by the coding sequence ATGAGTATTAGAAATATTGGAATTATGGCTCATATTGATGCCGGAAAAACTACTACTACGGAAAGAATTATTTATTATACTGGCAAAAGTCATAAAATGGGGGATGTAGATTCGGGAAACACTATTACTGACTGGATGCCTCAAGAGCAAGAAAGAGGAATTACCATTAGTTCAGCTGCTATTACTTGTCATTGGAAAGATTGCCAAATAAACATTATTGATACCCCCGGGCATGTTGATTTTACAGCAGAAGTTGAAAGATCTCTGAGAGTTCTTGATGGGGGTATTGTTATTTTTAGTGCTGTTGATGGAATTCAAGCTCAAACAGAAACTGTGTGGAAACAGGCAGAAAAATATGAAATCCCACGACTTGCTTATGTTAACAAGATGGATAGAATAGGCGCTGATTTTTTTAAAGTTGTGAGAGATATTGAAAATAAGTTTAAAACTATTCCTTTAGTTTTGCAAATTCCAATTGGAAATGAAAGCAATTTTGAAGGAGTAGTTGATATTATTTTAAACAAAGAGCTTCATTTTTCAATGGAAAATGGAATTCCAAAATTAACTTATAGTCAAATTAGAGAAGAATTTGTTGAAAAAGCGATTCTTTTTAAAAAAAAAATAATAGACATTCTCAGCCAATTTAGTGAAGAAATTACTCAATTGTTTCTTGAAGATAAAGAGATTAGTTTGGATCTTATTAAAAGAGAGATTAGAAGAGGTACTATTTCTAGATTTATTATTCCTGTTTTAATGGGAACTAGTTTAAAAAATATTGGAATAGAACCTTTGATTGATTCGATTGTGGATTACTTGCCAAGTCCTTTTGAAAAAAGTTTTAGTGCTTTTTCTTTAGGCACAAATAAAAAAATTTTAGTTGATCCTAACGAAAATAAAAAATTGTCAGCCCTTGTTTTTAAAGTTCAATATTCAAGTGTAATTGCTTCTCATCTTTATTTTGTTAGAGTTTATTCTGGTGAGATTAGTTCTAATAAAAAAATTATTAATGCTTCAAATGGTAAACGTGAAAAGTTTACAAAAATTTTTAGAGTTTTTTCAAATAAAAATGAACAAATAGATTTTGTAAAAACAGGCGATATTGGTGCTGTTTTGGGATTAAAGTTTTCTGTTACAGGAGATACTCTTGTTGAAGAAAATAATAATGTTTTGCTTGAATCTGTTGTATTTCCAGAGCCGGTTGTTTTAATGTCTGTTGAGCCTGAAAGATCATCAGATGAGTCCAGACTAAAGGAAATTTTTGAAATAATATCTAAAGAAGATCCCACTTTTAGTTATTTCGAGAGTAAAGAAACAGGGCAATTGATTATATCTGGAATGGGTGAATTACATCTTGAGATTGTTTTGACAAGAATTAAAGACGAATTTAATCTTAATATTTATACAGGAAAACCTCAAGTAAGTTACAGAGAAAGTGCTGGTAAAATTGTGAAAGAAGTTTTTGAGTTTAATAATATTTTTGCTGGTAAAAATATTGACCTTAAAATTGGAATTATCATTAAACCTTTGTCAAGGGGTTCGGGAAATAAAATTGATTTTGAATGTGGTGCTGAACCTGTAATTAAGTCTGCAATATTGAGGGGAATTACAGCCGCATTTGTAAGTGGAATTTTTGGATATCCCATTATTGATATTAATGTTAGTATTTTTTCTATTGTTTGTGGGGCCAATAAGGTTAGCGAGAGTGCTTTTGAGTCAATTTCAGGATTTGCTTTTCATAGTATTTTTCAAAAATCAGATCCTATTAAACTTGAGCCAATAATGTTATTAGAAATTAGAACACCCATTGAACATACAGGAGAAATTATTTCTACATTAAATGTTATAGGAGGCGTAATTCATTCAGTTAGTAATATTGGAGAGTATGATTTGATAAAATCAGAGGCGGCGTTTGAGAGACTTTTTGGGTATGCTTCTATTTTAAGAGGTTCTACTAAAGGAAGAGGCAGTTTTACTATGGAATTTTCTTATTTTAAAGAAAAAGTAAGTTAA
- a CDS encoding ROK family protein, with protein MQGENMVSIRGGNRRKILLSLKNMQYSRTDLARKLNLTNAAVTILTNQMIKENLLIEVGSRVSDVKKHGRKEILLDINKDYAYSMGVIISSNYFQIGIANLKCEVLISETHSFEPPVSAYDILEKIKDHMIEIIWKHNFSRDKFIGLGFSITGLIKDKELGIVNDSYGSWIEKDVPVKKILEEYFSLTVYLESYVKNLSLAEFMGMNIDNIMFFDYTDTAELSIWSGGNVYPGFNNKSGMVSHMIIDYEGEKNCPTCGNKGCVNMLISNFALQRLISKEFMNGEIPELYEKYEGRLKKVTIYDIFSLYEKYDFINKIMQDTVKYLAIIVINIQRMLDFNYLVLYGQSFKLKAFFDLLKEEIKKLNKENIVLKLSSLDTEVSVVGPASSVIFNKFYLTGGDID; from the coding sequence ATGCAGGGTGAAAATATGGTTTCAATTAGAGGCGGAAATAGAAGAAAAATTCTTCTTAGTTTGAAAAATATGCAATATTCAAGAACAGACTTAGCTCGTAAGTTAAACTTGACGAATGCCGCAGTTACTATTTTGACTAATCAAATGATAAAAGAAAATCTTTTGATTGAAGTTGGTTCTAGGGTTTCTGATGTTAAAAAACATGGACGAAAAGAAATACTTCTTGATATTAATAAAGATTATGCGTATTCAATGGGAGTTATTATTTCTAGCAATTATTTTCAAATAGGTATTGCTAATCTTAAATGCGAAGTTTTAATAAGCGAGACTCATTCTTTTGAGCCCCCGGTTAGCGCTTATGATATTTTAGAGAAAATAAAAGATCATATGATAGAAATTATTTGGAAACATAATTTCTCAAGAGATAAGTTTATTGGTTTAGGTTTTAGTATTACAGGGTTAATAAAGGATAAGGAATTAGGCATTGTTAATGATAGTTATGGATCGTGGATTGAAAAGGATGTTCCTGTTAAGAAAATACTTGAGGAATACTTTTCACTTACAGTGTATCTTGAAAGTTATGTTAAAAATTTATCTCTTGCCGAATTTATGGGTATGAATATAGATAATATTATGTTTTTTGACTACACGGATACTGCTGAACTTTCAATTTGGTCAGGTGGCAATGTTTATCCCGGTTTTAATAATAAATCAGGCATGGTTAGCCATATGATAATTGATTATGAAGGAGAAAAAAATTGTCCAACTTGTGGTAATAAGGGTTGTGTCAATATGCTAATATCTAATTTTGCTTTGCAGAGATTGATTTCAAAAGAGTTTATGAATGGCGAGATTCCTGAGCTTTATGAAAAGTATGAGGGCAGATTAAAAAAAGTTACAATATATGACATTTTTTCTCTTTATGAAAAATATGATTTTATAAATAAAATTATGCAAGATACTGTTAAGTATTTGGCAATAATTGTTATTAATATTCAAAGAATGCTTGATTTTAATTATTTAGTACTCTATGGTCAAAGTTTTAAATTAAAAGCTTTTTTTGATTTGTTAAAAGAAGAGATTAAAAAGCTCAATAAAGAGAATATAGTATTAAAGCTTAGTTCATTAGATACTGAAGTTTCTGTTGTTGGACCCGCTTCTAGTGTTATTTTTAATAAATTTTATTTGACAGGAGGAGATATTGATTAA
- the ffh gene encoding signal recognition particle protein — MLEILGSNFRNFINYLSGKSIINDKNIAEAIEIIKNSLVDADVNLRVIRRFLNSIIEESKGVKVLRGIDPKSQFIKIVNDNLVKFLGGKNYELSLHPVNKQSYILMLGLQGSGKTTTCAKLSLKLKKENRKVLLVAADTFRAAAVEQLKILGDQVDVPVFSIEGEKDPIKIVKASMKFAESNFFDSVIVDTRGRLEIESLLVEEIKKIKEILQPTETILVVDSMMGQVAVNIAKEFNENVGLTGTIFSKFDSDTRGGAVLSFKSICAVPIKFIGVGEKIEDLDSFYPERIASRILGMGDVVSLVERVQSVVDKEEAIKLEEKIKKANFNFEDYLIQFRRIRQVGGVSNFVSFLPGVSKSMLNSNNLNEESFNKEEAIILSMTKKERINPVILNNPSRKKRIALGSGTTVFDVNKLIKKFGQTTLIMKKMKNKDFQNKIASLLGK; from the coding sequence ATGCTTGAAATCTTAGGGTCAAATTTTAGAAATTTTATAAACTATCTTTCTGGAAAATCTATAATAAATGATAAAAACATTGCAGAGGCTATTGAGATTATTAAAAATTCTTTAGTTGATGCTGATGTTAACTTAAGAGTTATAAGGCGTTTTTTAAATTCTATAATTGAGGAATCCAAAGGAGTAAAAGTTTTAAGGGGTATTGATCCTAAATCTCAGTTTATTAAAATTGTCAATGATAATCTTGTTAAATTTTTGGGAGGCAAAAACTATGAGCTTAGTTTGCATCCTGTCAATAAACAATCTTATATTCTTATGTTGGGACTTCAAGGTTCTGGTAAGACCACAACATGTGCCAAACTTTCTTTAAAGCTTAAAAAAGAAAACAGAAAAGTACTTCTTGTGGCTGCTGATACATTTAGAGCGGCGGCCGTAGAGCAGTTAAAAATATTGGGCGATCAAGTAGATGTTCCAGTGTTTTCAATTGAAGGGGAAAAAGATCCTATTAAAATTGTTAAAGCGTCTATGAAGTTTGCCGAGTCTAATTTTTTTGATTCTGTAATAGTTGATACTAGGGGGCGACTTGAGATTGAGTCTTTGTTAGTTGAAGAGATAAAAAAAATCAAGGAGATTTTGCAACCCACAGAAACTATTTTAGTTGTAGACTCTATGATGGGGCAAGTTGCTGTAAATATTGCTAAGGAATTTAATGAGAATGTTGGGCTTACCGGTACAATATTTTCTAAATTTGATTCGGATACTAGGGGGGGGGCTGTATTATCTTTTAAGAGTATTTGCGCAGTTCCTATTAAATTTATTGGCGTTGGAGAGAAAATTGAAGATCTTGACTCTTTTTACCCAGAAAGAATTGCTTCTAGAATTCTTGGGATGGGGGATGTTGTTAGTCTTGTAGAGAGGGTTCAAAGTGTTGTTGACAAAGAAGAGGCTATTAAACTTGAGGAAAAAATTAAAAAAGCCAATTTTAATTTTGAAGATTATCTAATCCAATTTAGGCGCATTAGACAAGTAGGGGGGGTCTCTAATTTTGTAAGTTTTTTACCAGGTGTTTCAAAATCAATGCTGAATAGCAATAATTTAAATGAAGAAAGTTTTAATAAAGAAGAAGCTATTATTCTTTCTATGACCAAAAAAGAAAGAATAAATCCGGTGATTTTGAATAATCCCTCAAGAAAGAAAAGAATAGCCTTGGGAAGTGGAACAACCGTTTTTGATGTTAATAAGCTTATAAAGAAGTTTGGTCAAACAACTTTGATTATGAAAAAAATGAAAAATAAAGATTTTCAAAATAAGATTGCATCCCTTTTGGGAAAATAA
- the rpsP gene encoding 30S ribosomal protein S16, translated as MSVKIRLKRMGAKKRPYYRIVVMNSTSPRDGRAIEELGYYHPVEKRNQIKIKEDRMKDWISKGAILSDTVKMLLNKNNLNAKSQEV; from the coding sequence TTGAGCGTTAAGATAAGATTGAAGAGAATGGGAGCTAAAAAAAGGCCTTATTATAGGATTGTAGTTATGAATTCTACGTCTCCTAGAGATGGTAGGGCAATTGAAGAACTTGGTTATTATCATCCTGTTGAAAAGCGAAACCAAATAAAAATTAAGGAAGATAGAATGAAAGATTGGATAAGCAAGGGAGCAATTTTAAGTGATACAGTGAAAATGCTTTTAAATAAAAACAACTTGAATGCGAAAAGTCAGGAGGTTTAG
- a CDS encoding KH domain-containing protein, with amino-acid sequence MKEYGNEIELIEFIVKSLVDKEDEVRLNVIEGEKSTILELKVSQSDVGKIIGRRGRIARAIRTLLGACAAKTNRRVQLEILD; translated from the coding sequence ATGAAAGAGTATGGGAATGAGATTGAACTTATAGAGTTTATAGTAAAGTCTCTTGTAGATAAAGAAGATGAGGTAAGGTTAAATGTAATTGAAGGGGAAAAATCAACCATTTTGGAATTGAAGGTTTCTCAAAGCGATGTGGGCAAGATAATCGGAAGACGGGGTCGCATTGCACGGGCTATTAGAACTTTGCTTGGGGCTTGTGCTGCTAAAACCAATAGGCGAGTGCAACTCGAAATTTTAGATTAA
- the rimM gene encoding ribosome maturation factor RimM (Essential for efficient processing of 16S rRNA), translating into MFIKGVILSSYGVNGYAKVKSISNNFCDFIDLKNNKVLLKKINSSAIEVKIVDVSIRGNSLFLKFEGINTPEAVKPLIGFELWVDDLLASSLKEGEYYLGKLVGYAIVNNNRKLGEVVAFFEHLNSVFLEVKSGIKFFFIPFLSIYIGDINAQEKTIELKVLDLLK; encoded by the coding sequence ATGTTTATTAAAGGCGTTATATTATCGTCTTATGGAGTCAATGGGTATGCTAAGGTTAAAAGCATATCCAATAATTTTTGTGATTTTATTGATTTAAAAAATAATAAAGTTCTTTTAAAAAAGATCAATAGTTCTGCTATTGAAGTTAAAATTGTAGATGTTAGTATAAGGGGTAATTCTTTATTTTTGAAGTTTGAAGGGATTAATACCCCAGAGGCAGTTAAGCCGTTGATTGGTTTTGAATTGTGGGTTGATGATTTGCTTGCATCAAGTTTAAAAGAAGGCGAATATTATTTAGGAAAACTGGTTGGCTATGCCATTGTTAATAACAATAGAAAACTGGGAGAAGTTGTAGCTTTCTTTGAGCATTTAAATAGTGTATTTCTTGAGGTCAAATCGGGTATTAAATTTTTCTTTATTCCCTTTTTGAGTATATATATTGGAGATATAAATGCTCAAGAAAAAACAATTGAGCTTAAGGTTTTAGATCTTTTAAAATGA
- the trmD gene encoding tRNA (guanosine(37)-N1)-methyltransferase TrmD encodes MKFTVLSLFPAIIKPFFENSIMKKAINKGIVSFELIDVRDFSKDKHKRCDDLPYGGGAGMVLKAEPISFALEHVESAKKTTIFLSPSGISYSQELAYSLSKREEIVIICGRYEGIDQRIIDLYVDFEISIGDYVLSSGEIAALVLIDSVYRLLDGVINPNSLLEESFGVKNGLLEYPHYTRPYNFKGIKVPEVLVSGHHENIKNWRLVKAREKTKRNRYDLYLKYLEIIGEDNGLDEKN; translated from the coding sequence ATGAAATTTACAGTTTTGTCTCTTTTCCCAGCAATAATTAAGCCATTTTTTGAAAATTCAATAATGAAGAAAGCTATTAACAAAGGAATAGTAAGTTTTGAGCTTATTGATGTTAGAGATTTTTCAAAAGATAAGCACAAAAGATGTGATGATTTGCCTTATGGAGGCGGTGCTGGAATGGTATTGAAGGCTGAGCCGATTTCTTTTGCTCTTGAGCATGTAGAATCTGCCAAGAAAACAACAATATTCTTAAGTCCTTCTGGGATAAGTTATAGCCAAGAGTTGGCGTATTCCTTGTCAAAAAGAGAAGAAATTGTTATAATTTGTGGAAGATATGAAGGAATTGACCAACGTATTATAGATTTGTATGTTGATTTTGAGATTTCTATTGGAGATTATGTTTTATCTTCAGGGGAGATTGCAGCTCTTGTTTTAATAGATAGTGTATATAGGTTGTTGGATGGAGTAATAAATCCCAATTCTTTATTAGAAGAATCATTTGGTGTAAAAAATGGATTGCTTGAATATCCTCATTATACCAGGCCCTATAATTTTAAGGGGATAAAGGTTCCAGAAGTTCTTGTTTCAGGTCATCATGAAAATATAAAGAATTGGAGGCTTGTTAAGGCTAGAGAAAAAACTAAGAGGAATAGATATGATTTATACCTTAAATATTTAGAGATAATAGGAGAAGATAATGGACTTGATGAGAAAAATTGA
- the rplS gene encoding 50S ribosomal protein L19, whose product MDLMRKIEAQNKKNEAFVFNVGDTVRVIYKIVEGSNERLQSFEGIVISFQNKGIGKTFLIRKISSGIGVEKIFPVYSPIIEKVEVLRRGRVRRAKLYYMRNRIGKAAMKIKERLNIKKVKR is encoded by the coding sequence ATGGACTTGATGAGAAAAATTGAAGCTCAGAATAAGAAAAATGAGGCTTTTGTCTTTAACGTGGGAGATACTGTGAGGGTTATTTATAAAATTGTTGAAGGCAGTAATGAAAGGTTACAAAGTTTTGAAGGGATTGTTATTTCTTTCCAAAACAAGGGAATTGGCAAAACATTTTTGATTAGAAAAATTTCTTCAGGAATAGGTGTTGAAAAAATTTTCCCGGTATATTCTCCTATTATAGAAAAGGTTGAAGTTTTAAGAAGAGGAAGGGTTAGAAGGGCAAAGCTTTATTATATGAGGAATAGAATCGGTAAAGCTGCTATGAAGATAAAGGAGCGCCTTAATATTAAAAAAGTTAAGCGTTAG
- the coaD gene encoding pantetheine-phosphate adenylyltransferase has protein sequence MKVAVFPGSFDPITWGHIDLIKRSLAIFDKVVVLVAKNKSKKYLLSDIERFSLTRDVISSLNFSNVLVDRYSGFIVDYALINSIKFIVRGIRAFNDFDIEFERYLVNNKLNFKIDTIFLPSSAEHLYVRSDFVKELMSKKDVDLSNFVPELVFNRLKSKFIDK, from the coding sequence ATGAAGGTGGCGGTTTTCCCAGGATCTTTTGATCCAATTACTTGGGGCCATATTGATTTAATTAAAAGATCGTTGGCTATTTTTGACAAAGTTGTTGTTTTGGTAGCTAAAAATAAATCAAAAAAATATTTACTAAGTGATATTGAGAGATTTAGTCTTACAAGAGATGTTATTTCATCTTTAAATTTTTCAAATGTACTTGTAGATAGGTATAGTGGGTTTATTGTTGATTATGCATTAATTAATTCTATTAAATTTATTGTTAGGGGAATTAGGGCTTTTAATGATTTTGATATAGAGTTTGAAAGATATCTTGTTAATAATAAGTTAAATTTTAAAATTGATACTATATTTTTACCAAGTAGTGCAGAACATTTATATGTAAGATCGGATTTTGTAAAGGAATTAATGAGCAAAAAGGATGTTGATCTTTCTAATTTTGTTCCAGAATTGGTGTTCAATAGATTGAAATCTAAGTTTATTGACAAATGA
- the rpmF gene encoding 50S ribosomal protein L32 encodes MAVPKFKPSKSRSRTRRSINMRKKIPQFQECSNCGNLGVRHRICLKCGYYRNNQYLEIGL; translated from the coding sequence ATGGCTGTTCCAAAATTTAAGCCTTCAAAATCTAGGAGTAGAACAAGGCGTAGTATAAATATGAGAAAAAAAATTCCACAATTTCAAGAATGTTCTAATTGTGGTAATCTTGGGGTGAGACATAGAATTTGTTTAAAATGTGGGTATTATAGGAATAACCAATATCTGGAAATAGGTTTGTAG
- the acpP gene encoding acyl carrier protein, whose translation MDNYEIFSKVRSIISEQLDKKEDEITLDSRFVEDLNADSLDIYELLYLLEEAFDDKIPENEANEFETVGDVVDFIKKRKG comes from the coding sequence ATGGATAATTATGAAATTTTTAGCAAGGTTAGGTCTATTATATCCGAGCAACTTGATAAAAAAGAAGATGAAATTACTTTAGACTCTAGATTTGTTGAGGATCTTAATGCAGATAGTTTAGATATTTATGAACTTTTGTATTTGCTTGAAGAGGCCTTTGATGATAAGATTCCAGAGAACGAAGCCAATGAATTTGAAACGGTAGGCGATGTTGTTGATTTTATTAAAAAGAGAAAAGGTTGA
- the rnc gene encoding ribonuclease III — MKKNSSDFCLGSERKAQLSEFLENLSINFVNFDLLNTALSHSSYSNELDQKSSNNERLEFLGDSVLNLIITDHLYKTYPNKSEGELSKARSYIVSEDSLSNIAREINLGYYILLGRGEESNDGRNKKGILADAIEAFVGAIYLDSGFSRATEFVVGLFDMYIRLMFNRGDFKDYKSLLQEYVQKKYKISPSYKLDKEIGPDHDKVFCVELYVGENFISNGKGKSKKEAEMRAAEVALKAMENINL; from the coding sequence ATGAAAAAAAATTCTTCCGATTTTTGTTTGGGTAGTGAAAGAAAAGCCCAATTGAGTGAATTTTTGGAAAATTTAAGTATTAATTTTGTTAATTTCGATTTGTTAAATACAGCATTAAGCCATTCGTCGTATTCTAATGAGTTGGATCAAAAATCTAGCAATAATGAGAGATTGGAGTTTTTGGGAGATTCTGTGCTTAATTTGATTATTACAGATCATCTTTATAAAACTTATCCAAATAAAAGTGAAGGAGAGCTTAGTAAAGCCAGATCCTATATTGTTAGTGAAGATTCTCTATCTAATATTGCTAGAGAAATTAATCTTGGTTATTATATTTTGCTGGGGAGAGGAGAGGAGAGTAATGATGGTCGAAACAAAAAAGGTATTCTTGCAGATGCTATTGAAGCTTTTGTAGGTGCCATTTATCTTGATAGTGGGTTTTCAAGAGCAACAGAATTTGTGGTTGGACTTTTTGATATGTATATAAGATTGATGTTTAATAGGGGTGATTTTAAAGATTATAAGAGTTTGTTGCAAGAATATGTTCAAAAGAAATATAAAATTTCACCAAGTTATAAGCTAGATAAGGAAATAGGTCCAGACCATGATAAGGTTTTTTGCGTTGAACTTTATGTTGGGGAAAATTTTATATCAAACGGAAAGGGCAAATCTAAAAAAGAAGCCGAAATGAGAGCGGCTGAAGTAGCTTTAAAAGCTATGGAAAACATCAACCTTTAA